From the genome of Marixanthomonas ophiurae, one region includes:
- the ctlX gene encoding citrulline utilization hydrolase CtlX, producing the protein MQQITDTILMIRPVAFRMNEQTAVNNYFQEDIKLENAKVNEKAQQEFDAFVEKLRNVGVNVIVEDDKLELDTPDSIFPNNWVTFHENGDIALYPLFAKNRRKERREDVIERIEKEGFVIKNVFDYTDAENEGIFLESTGSLILDRVNQKAYCALSPRADEQLLIEFCEDFEFTPVIFTANQTVDGKRAAIYHTNVMMCLAENFSVICLDTIDDAKEKKNVVQHLKDDGKEIITITEAQMHNFAGNMLQVRGVNDKKYLVMSAAAHKSLTEEQVSAIEKHCEILSTDLTTIETCGGGSARCMMAEIFLPKE; encoded by the coding sequence ATGCAGCAAATAACCGATACGATATTGATGATTCGTCCAGTTGCTTTTCGAATGAATGAGCAAACGGCGGTAAACAATTACTTTCAAGAAGACATTAAACTTGAGAATGCTAAAGTGAATGAAAAAGCACAACAAGAATTTGATGCTTTTGTTGAAAAACTACGTAATGTTGGTGTAAACGTGATTGTTGAAGACGATAAGTTAGAATTGGATACTCCAGATTCTATCTTTCCAAATAACTGGGTTACTTTTCACGAAAATGGTGATATCGCTTTGTATCCTTTATTTGCAAAAAATAGACGCAAAGAACGTCGTGAGGATGTTATCGAACGTATAGAGAAAGAAGGATTCGTAATTAAAAATGTATTTGATTATACCGATGCAGAAAACGAAGGTATATTTTTAGAATCTACCGGAAGTTTAATTTTAGATCGTGTAAATCAAAAAGCGTATTGTGCTTTGTCTCCAAGAGCCGATGAGCAATTATTAATCGAGTTTTGTGAGGATTTTGAATTCACACCAGTAATTTTCACAGCCAATCAAACAGTTGATGGAAAGCGTGCTGCGATTTACCATACCAATGTAATGATGTGTTTAGCTGAAAATTTCAGTGTTATTTGTTTAGACACGATTGACGATGCCAAAGAAAAGAAGAATGTAGTTCAGCATTTAAAAGATGATGGAAAAGAAATCATTACCATTACCGAAGCACAGATGCATAACTTTGCTGGAAATATGCTTCAGGTACGCGGGGTGAACGATAAAAAGTATTTAGTAATGAGTGCTGCGGCACACAAAAGTCTTACGGAAGAACAAGTTTCAGCAATTGAAAAGCATTGCGAAATTTTAAGTACAGATTTAACTACAATTGAAACATGCGGTGGCGGAAGTGCTCGTTGTATGATGGCCGAAATTTTTCTTCCGAAGGAATAA
- a CDS encoding citrate synthase, with amino-acid sequence MSKKAILEIDGKKYEFPIVIGSENEQAIDIKTLRGVTNGVTTIDPGYKNTGSCESAITFLNGEEGVLRYRGYAIEDLAEKAEFLEVAYLLIFGELPSKSELEKFHSDIKEHSHVDEDLKKILDGFPKSAHPMGVLSSLTSALVAFNPSSVNVESEEDMYNAIVRILAKFPVLTAWAYRKRVGRPLDYGDDSLGYVDNFLKMMFKKPNGDYNSNKTVVDALDKLLILHADHEQNCSTSTVRMVGSAHTGLFASLSAGINALWGPLHGGANQAVIEMLEAIKEDGGDTHKFMQKAKDKEDPFRLMGFGHRVYKNFDPRAKIIKKSADEVLANLGVEDPVLDIAKGLEKEALEDSYFVDRKLYPNVDFYSGIIYRAMGIPVEMFTAMFALGRLPGWIAQWREMRLRKEPIGRPRQVYVGETHRDFKPVEDR; translated from the coding sequence ATGTCAAAGAAAGCAATTCTCGAAATCGATGGTAAAAAATATGAATTTCCTATTGTTATAGGAAGCGAGAACGAGCAAGCCATTGATATAAAAACGCTTAGAGGCGTAACAAATGGCGTTACTACCATTGACCCTGGATATAAAAACACTGGTTCTTGTGAAAGTGCCATTACATTTTTAAATGGGGAAGAGGGTGTGCTTAGGTACCGAGGATATGCTATCGAAGATTTAGCTGAGAAAGCAGAATTTCTGGAAGTAGCCTATTTATTGATTTTTGGTGAATTGCCTTCTAAATCTGAACTAGAGAAGTTTCACAGTGATATTAAAGAACATTCTCATGTAGATGAAGATTTAAAGAAAATATTGGATGGATTTCCAAAATCTGCTCACCCAATGGGCGTACTTTCGTCATTAACTTCAGCTTTAGTAGCGTTTAATCCTTCTTCGGTAAATGTAGAAAGTGAAGAAGACATGTATAATGCAATTGTTCGTATTTTGGCAAAATTCCCAGTATTGACTGCTTGGGCTTACAGGAAACGTGTAGGAAGACCATTAGATTATGGAGATGATTCATTAGGTTATGTAGACAACTTCCTTAAAATGATGTTTAAAAAGCCTAATGGGGACTATAATTCCAATAAAACAGTAGTAGATGCACTTGATAAATTATTGATTTTGCACGCAGATCACGAACAAAACTGTTCTACTTCTACTGTACGGATGGTAGGTTCAGCACACACTGGATTGTTTGCTTCATTATCAGCAGGTATCAATGCACTTTGGGGACCACTTCACGGTGGAGCCAACCAAGCGGTTATTGAAATGCTGGAGGCTATTAAAGAAGATGGTGGCGATACACACAAGTTTATGCAAAAAGCTAAGGATAAAGAGGATCCATTCCGCTTAATGGGCTTTGGTCACCGAGTTTATAAAAACTTTGACCCACGGGCAAAAATAATTAAAAAATCTGCTGATGAGGTATTGGCTAACTTAGGAGTTGAAGACCCTGTGTTGGATATTGCTAAAGGATTGGAAAAAGAAGCCTTAGAAGATTCTTATTTTGTTGATAGAAAATTATACCCGAACGTGGATTTCTATTCTGGTATTATCTATCGTGCTATGGGAATTCCTGTTGAAATGTTTACCGCAATGTTTGCATTAGGTCGTTTACCAGGTTGGATAGCGCAATGGAGAGAAATGCGTTTACGTAAAGAACCAATAGGGCGTCCAAGACAAGTATACGTTGGTGAAACACATCGGGATTTTAAACCAGTAGAAGATAGGTAA
- a CDS encoding MarR family winged helix-turn-helix transcriptional regulator, translating into MSDSIFNPEDQLGAVSNKIVAGLERISEVFKVLLWEKAKANGLSPLQIQLLIFVAYHKIELCNVSHFAKEFNVTKPTVSDAIRALLKKELIEKDFSSADSRSYLVLLTIKGKEMVSATENFADPIKNQLLKIPSEEREALFNSISNLIYKLNRTGILTVQRTCYGCKFYEPKETTDYCQLLEKDLYTTDIRLDCPEFEEKAR; encoded by the coding sequence ATGAGTGATAGTATTTTTAATCCAGAAGATCAATTGGGAGCTGTTTCCAATAAAATTGTTGCAGGTCTGGAGCGAATTTCAGAAGTGTTCAAAGTATTGTTATGGGAAAAAGCAAAAGCGAATGGCCTAAGCCCATTGCAGATTCAATTGCTTATTTTTGTTGCCTACCATAAAATAGAGCTTTGCAATGTAAGCCATTTTGCCAAAGAATTCAATGTAACTAAACCTACCGTAAGCGATGCCATTAGAGCATTACTTAAAAAAGAACTGATAGAAAAAGACTTTTCGTCGGCCGACAGTCGGAGCTATTTGGTTTTATTAACGATCAAAGGCAAAGAAATGGTCAGCGCCACAGAAAATTTTGCCGATCCTATAAAAAATCAATTATTAAAAATCCCTTCGGAAGAACGAGAGGCGCTTTTCAACAGTATTAGCAACCTCATTTATAAATTAAACCGAACCGGCATTTTAACGGTACAAAGAACCTGTTACGGATGTAAGTTTTACGAACCAAAAGAGACGACCGATTATTGCCAGCTTTTGGAAAAAGATTTATACACAACAGATATCCGTTTGGATTGCCCTGAATTTGAAGAAAAAGCGAGATAA
- a CDS encoding dimethylarginine dimethylaminohydrolase family protein translates to MIKLNVKDEVSRLRAVVLGSANSNGPAPTLDEAYDPKSKEHIQAGTYPKEVDMIHEMEAVAKIFEKYDVKVYRPKEIEDYNQIFARDIAFVIEDKFIKANILPDRDQEIDAIKHVIDQIPSENIIRFPEDAHVEGGDVMPWNDYIFVGTYRGEDYSKYITARTNMKAVKKLEELFPNKKVKSFNLRKSNTEAKDNALHLDCCFQPLGKGKTIIHKEGFLEQEEYEWLVDFFGKENCFHITKDEMYNMNSNVFSISPEVVISEKNFTRLNTWLRDQGFTVEEVPYAEIAKQEGLLRCSTMPLIRG, encoded by the coding sequence ATGATCAAATTAAACGTTAAAGATGAAGTTTCTCGCCTTCGGGCAGTTGTATTAGGTTCGGCAAATAGTAATGGTCCAGCCCCTACCTTAGACGAGGCGTATGACCCAAAATCAAAAGAACACATTCAAGCAGGCACATATCCTAAAGAAGTGGATATGATACATGAGATGGAAGCTGTTGCCAAAATATTTGAAAAATATGATGTAAAAGTCTATCGTCCCAAAGAAATTGAAGACTACAACCAGATTTTTGCTCGGGATATTGCCTTCGTTATAGAAGACAAATTTATAAAAGCAAATATCTTACCCGATCGTGACCAAGAGATTGATGCCATAAAACATGTTATTGATCAAATCCCTTCAGAAAATATCATCAGGTTTCCAGAAGATGCGCACGTTGAAGGCGGCGATGTTATGCCTTGGAATGATTATATATTTGTTGGTACGTACCGTGGAGAAGATTATTCAAAATATATCACGGCCCGGACCAATATGAAAGCTGTAAAAAAGCTAGAAGAATTGTTTCCAAATAAAAAAGTAAAGTCATTCAATCTTCGCAAATCAAACACAGAAGCCAAAGATAATGCGCTTCATTTAGATTGCTGTTTTCAACCCTTAGGAAAAGGAAAAACGATAATTCATAAAGAAGGCTTTTTAGAACAAGAAGAATATGAGTGGTTAGTAGATTTCTTCGGAAAGGAGAATTGCTTTCATATTACCAAAGATGAAATGTACAATATGAATAGCAATGTGTTTTCCATTTCACCTGAAGTAGTCATTTCAGAAAAGAATTTTACACGGCTAAATACATGGTTACGCGATCAAGGTTTTACAGTAGAAGAAGTTCCGTATGCCGAAATCGCCAAACAAGAAGGTTTGTTGCGTTGTAGCACCATGCCTTTAATACGGGGATAA
- a CDS encoding thioredoxin family protein gives MKKFIFYHAGCPVCVSAEHDILEITDPNQVEVVHLGENRNRIDEAEKTGVQSVPALLTPNGNVLHINFGASIADVKN, from the coding sequence ATGAAAAAATTCATTTTTTATCACGCCGGATGTCCTGTTTGTGTAAGTGCTGAGCATGACATTCTTGAAATTACCGATCCGAACCAAGTAGAAGTTGTTCATCTTGGTGAAAACAGAAATCGCATTGATGAGGCCGAAAAAACAGGAGTGCAATCTGTTCCTGCCCTGCTCACTCCAAACGGAAATGTACTACACATAAACTTTGGGGCCAGTATAGCAGATGTTAAAAATTAA